One window of Triticum dicoccoides isolate Atlit2015 ecotype Zavitan chromosome 5A, WEW_v2.0, whole genome shotgun sequence genomic DNA carries:
- the LOC119303968 gene encoding NADH dehydrogenase [ubiquinone] 1 beta subcomplex subunit 7-like: MEAAAAAAGVQLGTSKPQIATQAEMAEARLPIPYRDQCAHLLIPLNKCRVAEFYLPWKCEPERHSYEKCQYELVMERMLQMQKIREAQAGAKVKGSVTIGVPLAPSTAKLA, translated from the coding sequence atggaggcggcggcggcggcggccggcgtgcaGCTGGGCACCTCGAAGCCGCAGATCGCGACCCAGGCGGAGATGGCGGAGGCGCGCCTGCCGATCCCCTACCGCGACCAGTGCGCGCACCTCCTCATCCCGCTCAACAAGTGCCGCGTCGCCGAGTTCTACCTCCCCTGGAAGTGCGAGCCCGAGCGCCACTCCTACGAGAAGTGCCAGTACGAGCTCGTCATGGAGCGGATGCTCCAGATGCAGAAGATCCGCGAGGCGCAGGCGGGCGCCAAGGTCAAGGGCAGCGTCACCATCGGCGTGCCCCTTGCCCCCTCCACCGCCAAGCTCGCCTGA